The following is a genomic window from Saccopteryx bilineata isolate mSacBil1 chromosome 4, mSacBil1_pri_phased_curated, whole genome shotgun sequence.
CCTGTAGCCTTCATTACAGTAATAGTAGTAGtgataaataaagtataaattctAAAACCTGAGATGTTTCCTGACCCCTTTCCCTTTATTTTCCAGATAAGTCACATAGGCATCCACGAAAGTGGATGAATGATTACTTTGAAGGATAGTGTCATCTTTCGTTTTAAAATGCTTTGAAATCCTTTTGCGGTGCTGTACATATAGAAAATACTTTTTGCTCTTTATATTTCTGGGGTGAGTATGGATATGTACGTATGCATGCTCTTATACTTAGCCTACATTTTCAAACTGACGTTTTTAGTCGAGGGGATtgctatttgtttgaataaatataCTTGGAAAGATGGATGACAGCCAGCCATCCCACCCACGTGTAATTACATGTGCAACTATGGGTGGTATTGCTGATTTGTTATGGTTGGATATGATATTCATGAAGGTTTGGCGAGGCGGTTTGAAAACTCAACTGTTTGACTATTTGAGTATCCATTTCTCTTTGACTTCCAGATCCTGGAAGGTAGAAACAGTGGGTAGAATAGTGGCAGAGATCCCCATACACAGAGAGAATGGAACTGCTCCAAAGCAAGGTTTCTGGtctcattcattcaatcaacaaaCCTTAACTGAGTGtctactatatgccagacacagttttgttttctgtgtcatTCCTTCACCCGAATTCACTCCTGTTTGCTGAAGGACTCGTTTTGCCCTCCCTTCCCACAGTAGACACACAGGATCTTTATGCTACTGAAAAGGTTTAGATCCTTCCCGCATGGAAACTCGAGTTCTATATCTTCTTCCTGGAATGCCCGCTAGGGTGGAGTTCTATTTGtaaaaacctttcttttttccttaaaaataaaacccaaagatAGAAAAGTATTTccgagagaaaaaagaagagattatATCATAAGTGTTTCCTCGTGTTACTGCAAACTTGTAAACATTTTAATAGCCGGGTGTTATTATTCCATTGTCTGCCTCACTTTCTTAACATTCACCGAAAACATGGTTCACAATTAGGATTTGTTTCCTTAAGTTCATTGTTTATGAACATGTGTAAGACCCTTCGGACAAATTGCCAAACCACTTTCAGAGAGCTTGTAGCATCTTACAATCTCTTTATACATCTGTTTACTGTTCCTATCATAGCACTTATACCCTCACCGAATACTAAAATCTTTAAatctttactgttttttttctttgcatttttcttatgaCTAGTGACAttggatatattttatatgcctattagaccttttcagtttctcttttctgagttgtctgtatatatcctttgcctacatttctgttggagtttttgtattttcttattcaCTTGTGTAAGCTTGTTTTCTATTAAGGATATTAACATTTTGTCATTAATATGTATTGATCACATCTGGGCAACAATCCCTCCAATTATATTATTTGCCATCATATGATCACTTAGAGCAGGTTTATTCAATGTGATCAGCTTTATATCATTTTATGTGGGAGGTGGTTATCactgtttaaaaattaagaatacatacTTGAGAGAAGAGTAAAGAAAACATCTATTCTAGAAACTTACATAAAAGGGAGAATGTATAAGAGTTAAATTGCAAGTGACTTTGGTCCTACTAATATTTCCGTTTCCATATAGTCATTTGTATTCCCATTCTGTGGGATGTATGACCCCCTATGGGTGCTTATTACAATATCTGTTCTCAGACTTGAGAAAGATAATGAGCTGCTTCGGAATTTATTGGATTCCAGATAAAATTCTAGTCGTCCCTCATTCCCATACATCAGTTTTCCATACGTCTGGGGGTCCCAAACAGTAGCCCTCacgtgttttcctttttctttttagacaatTCTTCCTCACTCCAGGAAGATGAAGAGGTAGAGATGGAGGCCATCAGCTGGCAGGCCAGCAGTCCAGTCATGAATGGACACCCTGCTACTCCAGTGACCTCTGCTCGTTTCCCCAGCTGGGTCACTTTTGATGACAATGAAGTCAGCTGCCCTCTGCCACCCGTCACCTCTCTTCAGAAGTCGAACACACCACCTGTTGCATCTGTGATCCCAGATGTACCTTATAACTCAACCGGCTCATTTAAGAAGAGGGAGCGGCCCAAGAGCACTCTGATGAACTTCTCCAAAGTTCAGAAGCTGGATGTTTCCTCCTTAAACCACCCGCCTCCCCTAGCTGAGGTTCCTCCTTGGAGGGCCACCAATCCTTTCCTGAATGAGACGCTGCAGGACGTGCAACCCTCCCCTATCAACCCGTTCAGTGCTTTCTTTGAGGAGCAGGAGAGGCGCTCCCAAAACAATTCTGTTTCTAGTACCACTGGCAAAAGCCAGAGAGATTCTCTCATTGTCATCTATCAGGACGCCATCAGTTTTGATGACTCAAGCAAAAGCCAGTCACACTCTGATGCTGTCGAAAGACTCAAACAACTCCAAATTGATGACCCTGATCACTTAGGCAGTGCAACACTGCCTGATGATGACCCGATAGCATGGCTTGAACTAGATAACCCCCTGCCTGGTTCAGCCTTGACCCAGCCCAGGGACGGGTGGCCAATGATGCTGAGGATCCCTGAGAAGAAAAACATCATGTCCTCCAGGCACTGGGGACCCATCTACATCAAACTGACAGCCAGTGGTTACCTGCAGCTGTACTACGAGCAGGGTCTAGAAAAACCATTCCGCGAGTTCAAGCTGGAGATCTGCCACGAGATTTCAGAACCCCGGCTCCAAAACTATGATGAGAACGGCAGGATCCACAGCTTGCGGATAGACCGTGTCAcctacaaagagaagaagaaataccaGCCCAAGCCTGCTGTCACCCACACCGCAGAGAGGGAACAAGTGATTAAGCTGGGCACCACCAATTATGACGACTTCCTGAGCTTCATCCGGGCCGTTCAGGACCGCCTCATGGACCTGCCCGTCTTGTCAATGGACTTGACCACGGTGGGCTTGAACTACCTGGAAGAGGAGATTACAGTGGATGTCAAAGATGAGTTCTCCGGCACTGTGAGCAAAGGAGACAGCCAGATTCTCCAGCACCATGTCCTGACCCGGATCCACGTTCTGAGTTTCCTCTCCGGGCTGGCAGAGTGCCGCCTGGGCCTCAATGACGTCCTCGTCAAAGGGAATGAAATCGTTTCCCGGCAAGACATCATGCCGACCACCACCACCAAGTGGATCAAGCTCCACGAGTGCCGTTTTCATGGCTGTGTGGACGAGGATGTCTTCAACAGCTCACGGGTTATTCTGTTCAACCCCTTGGACGCCTGCCGCTTTGAGCTAATGCGGTTCAGGACGGTGTTCGCCGAGAAGACCCTGCCGTTCACGCTCAGGACGGCCGCCAGCATCAACGGGGCCGAGGTGCAGGTGCAGAGCTGGCTGAGGGTGTCCGCCGGCTTCTCCTCCAACTGCGACCCCCTCACTCAGGTCCCCTGTGAGAATGTGATGATCCGCTACCCTGTGCCCAGCGAGTGGGTAAAGAACTTCCGCAGGGACAGTGTCCTGGGGGAAAGGTCCTTGAAAGCCAAAGTGAACCGGGGGGCCAGTTTTGGCACAACTAGTGTATCCGGCTCTGAGCCTGTCATGAGAGTAACTCTGGGAACCGCCAAGTACGAACATGCCTTCAACTCCATTGTGTGGAGGATAAACCGACTGCCTGACAAAAACTCAGGTAGGTAGAGGTTTCTTGTCTGTGAAAACCGCCGCTCAGGGGCCAATGAGCGGGATCGAGGCTCCACATCCTATTTGCCTACCGGAGTGCCGAGCTATGAGGTGGGAGGGGGATGGTGATGGACAGGCAGCAGGACCAGAAAAACCAAAACACTTGTCTCAGTAACTAACAAGATGATGAGC
Proteins encoded in this region:
- the STON2 gene encoding stonin-2 isoform X4 — its product is MPCWTCPSFSSLGRCPLTSESSWTTHSEDTSGPSCGPSYTDLQLISAEEQMSGRASGADSTDERTEWQTGRQAAVSPVEACTDHPSARTHVLDPSPPSPHCRRSQSPCEGPEGTSTFNDNSSSLQEDEEVEMEAISWQASSPVMNGHPATPVTSARFPSWVTFDDNEVSCPLPPVTSLQKSNTPPVASVIPDVPYNSTGSFKKRERPKSTLMNFSKVQKLDVSSLNHPPPLAEVPPWRATNPFLNETLQDVQPSPINPFSAFFEEQERRSQNNSVSSTTGKSQRDSLIVIYQDAISFDDSSKSQSHSDAVERLKQLQIDDPDHLGSATLPDDDPIAWLELDNPLPGSALTQPRDGWPMMLRIPEKKNIMSSRHWGPIYIKLTASGYLQLYYEQGLEKPFREFKLEICHEISEPRLQNYDENGRIHSLRIDRVTYKEKKKYQPKPAVTHTAEREQVIKLGTTNYDDFLSFIRAVQDRLMDLPVLSMDLTTVGLNYLEEEITVDVKDEFSGTVSKGDSQILQHHVLTRIHVLSFLSGLAECRLGLNDVLVKGNEIVSRQDIMPTTTTKWIKLHECRFHGCVDEDVFNSSRVILFNPLDACRFELMRFRTVFAEKTLPFTLRTAASINGAEVQVQSWLRVSAGFSSNCDPLTQVPCENVMIRYPVPSEWVKNFRRDSVLGERSLKAKVNRGASFGTTSVSGSEPVMRVTLGTAKYEHAFNSIVWRINRLPDKNSASGHPHCFFCHLELGSDREVPSRFASHVNVEFNMPTTSASKAAVRSISVEDKTDVRKWVNYSARYSYKVEIEQKKSLKPDFEGEEMENPKECGVQ
- the STON2 gene encoding stonin-2 isoform X1, with protein sequence MTTLEHVIASQQSEWVSFSEDPLFPVSSERATEEHLPGCSSSSGQSESSSGENQAADGGSQDLSHSEHDDSSEKMGLISEAASPPGTPEQQPPPNLALAISSWVQFEDDTPWANASPPPKETGLPLTMPCWTCPSFSSLGRCPLTSESSWTTHSEDTSGPSCGPSYTDLQLISAEEQMSGRASGADSTDERTEWQTGRQAAVSPVEACTDHPSARTHVLDPSPPSPHCRRSQSPCEGPEGTSTFNDNSSSLQEDEEVEMEAISWQASSPVMNGHPATPVTSARFPSWVTFDDNEVSCPLPPVTSLQKSNTPPVASVIPDVPYNSTGSFKKRERPKSTLMNFSKVQKLDVSSLNHPPPLAEVPPWRATNPFLNETLQDVQPSPINPFSAFFEEQERRSQNNSVSSTTGKSQRDSLIVIYQDAISFDDSSKSQSHSDAVERLKQLQIDDPDHLGSATLPDDDPIAWLELDNPLPGSALTQPRDGWPMMLRIPEKKNIMSSRHWGPIYIKLTASGYLQLYYEQGLEKPFREFKLEICHEISEPRLQNYDENGRIHSLRIDRVTYKEKKKYQPKPAVTHTAEREQVIKLGTTNYDDFLSFIRAVQDRLMDLPVLSMDLTTVGLNYLEEEITVDVKDEFSGTVSKGDSQILQHHVLTRIHVLSFLSGLAECRLGLNDVLVKGNEIVSRQDIMPTTTTKWIKLHECRFHGCVDEDVFNSSRVILFNPLDACRFELMRFRTVFAEKTLPFTLRTAASINGAEVQVQSWLRVSAGFSSNCDPLTQVPCENVMIRYPVPSEWVKNFRRDSVLGERSLKAKVNRGASFGTTSVSGSEPVMRVTLGTAKYEHAFNSIVWRINRLPDKNSASGHPHCFFCHLELGSDREVPSRFASHVNVEFNMPTTSASKAAVRSISVEDKTDVRKWVNYSARYSYKVEIEQKKSLKPDFEGEEMENPKECGVQ
- the STON2 gene encoding stonin-2 isoform X2 — protein: MTTLEHVIASQQSEWVSFSEDPLFPVSSERATEEHLPGCSSSSGQSESSSGENQAADGGSQDLSHSEHDDSSEKMGLISEAASPPGTPEQQPPPNLALAISSWVQFEDDTPWANASPPPKETGLPLTMPCWTCPSFSSLGRCPLTSESSWTTHSEDTSGPSCGPSYTDLQLISAEEQMSGRASGADSTDNSSSLQEDEEVEMEAISWQASSPVMNGHPATPVTSARFPSWVTFDDNEVSCPLPPVTSLQKSNTPPVASVIPDVPYNSTGSFKKRERPKSTLMNFSKVQKLDVSSLNHPPPLAEVPPWRATNPFLNETLQDVQPSPINPFSAFFEEQERRSQNNSVSSTTGKSQRDSLIVIYQDAISFDDSSKSQSHSDAVERLKQLQIDDPDHLGSATLPDDDPIAWLELDNPLPGSALTQPRDGWPMMLRIPEKKNIMSSRHWGPIYIKLTASGYLQLYYEQGLEKPFREFKLEICHEISEPRLQNYDENGRIHSLRIDRVTYKEKKKYQPKPAVTHTAEREQVIKLGTTNYDDFLSFIRAVQDRLMDLPVLSMDLTTVGLNYLEEEITVDVKDEFSGTVSKGDSQILQHHVLTRIHVLSFLSGLAECRLGLNDVLVKGNEIVSRQDIMPTTTTKWIKLHECRFHGCVDEDVFNSSRVILFNPLDACRFELMRFRTVFAEKTLPFTLRTAASINGAEVQVQSWLRVSAGFSSNCDPLTQVPCENVMIRYPVPSEWVKNFRRDSVLGERSLKAKVNRGASFGTTSVSGSEPVMRVTLGTAKYEHAFNSIVWRINRLPDKNSASGHPHCFFCHLELGSDREVPSRFASHVNVEFNMPTTSASKAAVRSISVEDKTDVRKWVNYSARYSYKVEIEQKKSLKPDFEGEEMENPKECGVQ
- the STON2 gene encoding stonin-2 isoform X3, giving the protein MGLPLTMPCWTCPSFSSLGRCPLTSESSWTTHSEDTSGPSCGPSYTDLQLISAEEQMSGRASGADSTDERTEWQTGRQAAVSPVEACTDHPSARTHVLDPSPPSPHCRRSQSPCEGPEGTSTFNDNSSSLQEDEEVEMEAISWQASSPVMNGHPATPVTSARFPSWVTFDDNEVSCPLPPVTSLQKSNTPPVASVIPDVPYNSTGSFKKRERPKSTLMNFSKVQKLDVSSLNHPPPLAEVPPWRATNPFLNETLQDVQPSPINPFSAFFEEQERRSQNNSVSSTTGKSQRDSLIVIYQDAISFDDSSKSQSHSDAVERLKQLQIDDPDHLGSATLPDDDPIAWLELDNPLPGSALTQPRDGWPMMLRIPEKKNIMSSRHWGPIYIKLTASGYLQLYYEQGLEKPFREFKLEICHEISEPRLQNYDENGRIHSLRIDRVTYKEKKKYQPKPAVTHTAEREQVIKLGTTNYDDFLSFIRAVQDRLMDLPVLSMDLTTVGLNYLEEEITVDVKDEFSGTVSKGDSQILQHHVLTRIHVLSFLSGLAECRLGLNDVLVKGNEIVSRQDIMPTTTTKWIKLHECRFHGCVDEDVFNSSRVILFNPLDACRFELMRFRTVFAEKTLPFTLRTAASINGAEVQVQSWLRVSAGFSSNCDPLTQVPCENVMIRYPVPSEWVKNFRRDSVLGERSLKAKVNRGASFGTTSVSGSEPVMRVTLGTAKYEHAFNSIVWRINRLPDKNSASGHPHCFFCHLELGSDREVPSRFASHVNVEFNMPTTSASKAAVRSISVEDKTDVRKWVNYSARYSYKVEIEQKKSLKPDFEGEEMENPKECGVQ